In a genomic window of Mycolicibacillus parakoreensis:
- a CDS encoding LLM class F420-dependent oxidoreductase, producing the protein MRFTIEYPSELPTAADDFLQPGVLREVARRAEAAGFSAIALSEHPAPSVKWRRSGGHNTLDPIAALSFMAAATSSIALMTNLYVLPFRNPYLAAKALGSLDLLSGGRLIAGVGAGYLRSEFAALGVDFDSRARLLDEALIALRSIWTDPDTPVSGAGFAAVGPTWLQRPAQRPHPPIWIGGNGTAALRRVVDHGGGWMPIIAPAAMATTMRTAAIETTAQFGAAVRRLRDRLEDAGREPTSVDVQVVCPHVDLDDPASLRQTIDYLGELADHGATWAVVHTDGSSPAAAVDHLTAFGQAVITPT; encoded by the coding sequence ATGAGATTCACGATCGAATACCCCAGCGAGTTGCCCACCGCCGCCGACGACTTCCTGCAGCCCGGGGTGCTCCGCGAGGTGGCCCGGCGAGCGGAGGCGGCCGGGTTCTCCGCGATCGCGTTGAGCGAGCACCCGGCACCGTCGGTCAAGTGGCGCCGCAGCGGCGGGCACAACACGCTGGACCCGATCGCGGCACTGAGCTTCATGGCCGCGGCGACCAGCAGCATCGCGCTGATGACCAATCTGTACGTGCTGCCTTTTCGCAACCCGTACCTGGCGGCCAAGGCCCTCGGCAGTCTCGACCTGCTGTCCGGGGGCCGGCTGATCGCCGGGGTCGGCGCCGGTTATCTGCGCTCGGAGTTCGCCGCGCTCGGCGTCGACTTCGACTCCCGCGCCCGACTGCTCGACGAGGCCCTGATCGCCCTGCGCTCGATCTGGACCGATCCCGACACGCCGGTCTCCGGCGCCGGATTCGCCGCGGTCGGCCCGACGTGGCTGCAACGCCCGGCACAACGCCCGCATCCGCCGATCTGGATCGGCGGCAACGGCACCGCGGCCCTGCGCCGCGTCGTCGACCACGGCGGCGGTTGGATGCCGATCATCGCTCCGGCCGCCATGGCCACCACGATGCGCACCGCCGCGATCGAGACCACCGCGCAGTTCGGCGCCGCGGTGCGCCGGCTGCGCGACCGGCTCGAGGACGCCGGCCGCGAGCCGACCTCGGTCGACGTGCAGGTGGTGTGCCCGCACGTGGACCTCGACGACCCGGCATCGCTGCGGCAGACGATCGACTACCTGGGGGAACTGGCCGACCACGGCGCGACCTGGGCGGTGGTGCACACCGACGGGTCGAGCCCGGCCGCGGCTGTGGACCACCTCACCGCGTTCGG
- a CDS encoding alpha/beta fold hydrolase codes for MDSPHRLATIIGGLGAVLPRSVDALWRSPDWRVTSPRGARQFGEVLCDELTVAAMTLMAPAPTLSRPLSACTQAADELVALGVGRAHTPPRPLRVQALERKRFGRLAYERLSFDHDPQLPPTLQVDRLGDPARAAVHLCRHRGAPRPWVVWVHGAGQGNWSDLLVARVERLRRLGFNVALPVQPGHGLRRRGGPDYPGHDPLANTAGMMRAISEVRAVVRWLTPQATSITVAGISLGSPVAALVSHLEAAVDAVAVYTPIGGLNAMVGRHLWRWGAAGEAVGAALRSETAAALMSVVDPLATDPVPAPRRRLIVAARHDRMAYPDPAVALGERWGARIHWHDGGHVGQIFAPGVQAQTLRFLKEVSR; via the coding sequence ATGGACTCACCGCACCGGCTCGCGACGATCATCGGCGGACTGGGCGCGGTGTTGCCTCGCTCGGTCGACGCGCTGTGGCGCTCACCGGATTGGCGGGTCACCTCGCCACGGGGGGCGCGCCAGTTCGGGGAGGTCCTCTGCGACGAGCTCACGGTCGCGGCGATGACCCTGATGGCCCCCGCGCCCACCCTGTCGCGACCGCTGAGTGCCTGCACGCAGGCCGCCGACGAACTGGTCGCCTTGGGTGTCGGGCGCGCGCACACCCCGCCGCGTCCGCTGCGGGTGCAGGCGCTGGAACGCAAACGGTTCGGCCGCTTGGCCTACGAGCGGCTGAGCTTCGACCACGATCCGCAACTGCCGCCGACCCTGCAGGTCGACCGGCTCGGCGATCCGGCGCGCGCCGCGGTCCACCTGTGTCGCCACCGCGGCGCACCGCGGCCCTGGGTGGTGTGGGTGCACGGAGCGGGGCAGGGCAACTGGTCGGACCTGTTGGTGGCGCGGGTCGAGCGCCTGCGGCGGCTGGGTTTCAATGTCGCCCTGCCGGTTCAGCCCGGTCACGGCCTGCGACGTCGCGGCGGACCGGACTACCCGGGCCATGATCCGCTGGCGAACACCGCCGGCATGATGCGCGCGATCTCCGAAGTGCGCGCGGTGGTGCGCTGGCTGACACCGCAGGCCACGTCGATCACCGTCGCCGGCATCTCGCTGGGCAGCCCGGTGGCCGCCCTAGTGTCACACCTGGAGGCCGCCGTCGACGCGGTCGCGGTCTACACCCCGATCGGCGGGCTCAACGCCATGGTGGGCCGCCACCTGTGGCGGTGGGGCGCAGCGGGGGAGGCGGTCGGCGCCGCCTTGCGCTCCGAGACCGCGGCGGCGCTGATGTCGGTGGTCGACCCGCTGGCCACCGACCCGGTCCCGGCCCCGCGACGGCGGTTGATCGTGGCGGCGCGGCACGACCGGATGGCCTACCCCGATCCGGCGGTCGCACTGGGCGAACGCTGGGGTGCTCGGATTCACTGGCACGACGGGGGCCACGTCGG